A portion of the Mytilus galloprovincialis chromosome 12, xbMytGall1.hap1.1, whole genome shotgun sequence genome contains these proteins:
- the LOC143054807 gene encoding uncharacterized protein LOC143054807 isoform X2 codes for MYHNQHSNSRMMDLPPGWEMLTDTRTGWPYYVDHNTQNTSWEDPRLTYRATATPGQYFVREIPVMHESSNGKFRSNGQPSYPSQQGFGTLPRQMDMPSPNTYSSTLPRSFRTGSPMSGRSSSPVVREIPIQHLSSNQPSQPQPPPQQQSTAQHTGPYGYTIYTGQQPGGGPGQPVGYPQQPPPPFTSQQPAYAQASSNSSSQGGYPPHAMAQASAQAGYPNNSQSSAYSSSTQSGGYPNSTQGSYPDTTWTAASPQSSYPQTTPQTAYPHASSQPQSTNTQTGPLPSQQGTSLPQTTPQPETISQEPKLREIPIAHETFVPRQPQPHQQTHMPQQPHHPQQQQQKPQEQRVTPTPPSQSQRSETPNSSRQSPETAAQSGNGNGTSTLKKKPSTPMEQIEEVVNNIGEYEMRVTQFKGTKKDKEYKVLEEMLTRNLLKLDGVEAGCDDNVRQRRKQTVKEIQAYLDQLELKAFSQEQSCEMETSSKDERTENNNKSASLESTKPNNNGNGKTEPMDTSDLQRKSVREIVDQVENTKC; via the exons acaTACAGAGCAACTGCTACACCAGGACAATACTTTGTCAGAGAAATACCAGTTATGCATGAGTCTTCAAATGGAAAATTTAGATCAAATGGCCAGCCTTCATATCCTTCTCAGCAAGGCTTTGGAACATTGCCAAGACAAATGGACATGCCGTCGCCAAACACATATTCATCAACCTTACCAAGGTCTTTTAGAACAGGTTCTCCAATGTCTGGGAGGAGTTCATCTCCAGTAGTAAGAGAAATTCCAATTCAGCATTTGTCCTCAAATCAACCTAGTCAGCCCCAGCCACCACCACAACAGCAGAGTACAGCTCAGCACACTGGACCTTATGGATATACCATTTATACTGGTCAACAGCCAG GTGGAGGGCCAGGACAGCCTGTTGGCTATCCACAACAGCCACCACCTCCATTTACATCACAACAACCTGCTTATGCGCAGGCGTCATCTAATTCCTCCTCACAAGGTGGATATCCACCACATGCTATGGCACAAGCCAGTGCTCAAGCTGGATATCCAAATAACTCACAGAGCAGTGCATATTCAAGTAGTACACAAAGTGGTGGAtatccaaatagtacacaaggaAGCTATCCCGACACTACATGGACAGCAGCATCTCCTCAATCCAGTTATCCACAGACCACTCCTCAAACAGCTTATCCACATGCTTCCTCCCAACCTCAGTCAACCAATACTCAGACTGGTCCTCTGCCTTCTCAGCAGGGGACTAGTTTACCACAAACAACTCCTCAACCAGAGACTATATCACAAGAGCCAAAGTTACGAGAGATACCAATTGCCCATGAAACATTTGTGCCTCGACAGCCACAACCGCATCAACAAACACACATGCCGCAGCAGCCACATCATCCacaacagcaacaacaaaaaCCACAGGAACAAAGGGTGACACCTACACCACCAAGCCAGTCACAAAGGAGTGAAACACCTAACAGCAGTCGTCAGTCTCCTGAAACTGCTGCCCAGTCTGGTAATGGCAATGGAACTAGTACGCTAAAAAAGAAACCCTCTACACCGATGGAACAAATTGAGGAAGTGGTAAATAATATAGGGGAATATGAAATGAGGGTCACTCAGTTTAAAGGAACTAAAAAAGACAAAGAGTATAAAGTGTTAGAGGAAATGCTGACAAGAAATTTACTGAAACTTGATGGCGTGGAAGCTGGTTGTGATGATAACGTTCGTCAAAGGCGAAAACAAACGGTGAAAGAGATTCAGGCTTATTTAGATCAGTTGGAACTTAAGGCGTTTTCTCAGGAGCAGAGTTGTGAAATGGAAACAAGTTCCAAAGATGAACGaacagaaaataacaataaaagcgCCAGTTTGGAATCTACTAAACCTAACAATAATGGCAACGGAAAGACCGAACCAATGGACACATCTGATCTACAACGGAAATCTGTAAGAGAAATTGTTGATCAAGTAGAAAATACTAAATGCTAG
- the LOC143054807 gene encoding uncharacterized protein LOC143054807 isoform X1 codes for MYHNQHSNSRMMDLPPGWEMLTDTRTGWPYYVDHNTQNTSWEDPRLTYRATATPGQYFVREIPVMHESSNGKFRSNGQPSYPSQQGFGTLPRQMDMPSPNTYSSTLPRSFRTGSPMSGRSSSPVVREIPIQHLSSNQPSQPQPPPQQQSTAQHTGPYGYTIYTGQQPGGGPGQPVSYPQQPGGGPGQPVGYPQQPPPPFTSQQPAYAQASSNSSSQGGYPPHAMAQASAQAGYPNNSQSSAYSSSTQSGGYPNSTQGSYPDTTWTAASPQSSYPQTTPQTAYPHASSQPQSTNTQTGPLPSQQGTSLPQTTPQPETISQEPKLREIPIAHETFVPRQPQPHQQTHMPQQPHHPQQQQQKPQEQRVTPTPPSQSQRSETPNSSRQSPETAAQSGNGNGTSTLKKKPSTPMEQIEEVVNNIGEYEMRVTQFKGTKKDKEYKVLEEMLTRNLLKLDGVEAGCDDNVRQRRKQTVKEIQAYLDQLELKAFSQEQSCEMETSSKDERTENNNKSASLESTKPNNNGNGKTEPMDTSDLQRKSVREIVDQVENTKC; via the coding sequence acaTACAGAGCAACTGCTACACCAGGACAATACTTTGTCAGAGAAATACCAGTTATGCATGAGTCTTCAAATGGAAAATTTAGATCAAATGGCCAGCCTTCATATCCTTCTCAGCAAGGCTTTGGAACATTGCCAAGACAAATGGACATGCCGTCGCCAAACACATATTCATCAACCTTACCAAGGTCTTTTAGAACAGGTTCTCCAATGTCTGGGAGGAGTTCATCTCCAGTAGTAAGAGAAATTCCAATTCAGCATTTGTCCTCAAATCAACCTAGTCAGCCCCAGCCACCACCACAACAGCAGAGTACAGCTCAGCACACTGGACCTTATGGATATACCATTTATACTGGTCAACAGCCAGGTGGAGGGCCAGGACAGCCTGTTAGCTATCCACAACAGCCAGGTGGAGGGCCAGGACAGCCTGTTGGCTATCCACAACAGCCACCACCTCCATTTACATCACAACAACCTGCTTATGCGCAGGCGTCATCTAATTCCTCCTCACAAGGTGGATATCCACCACATGCTATGGCACAAGCCAGTGCTCAAGCTGGATATCCAAATAACTCACAGAGCAGTGCATATTCAAGTAGTACACAAAGTGGTGGAtatccaaatagtacacaaggaAGCTATCCCGACACTACATGGACAGCAGCATCTCCTCAATCCAGTTATCCACAGACCACTCCTCAAACAGCTTATCCACATGCTTCCTCCCAACCTCAGTCAACCAATACTCAGACTGGTCCTCTGCCTTCTCAGCAGGGGACTAGTTTACCACAAACAACTCCTCAACCAGAGACTATATCACAAGAGCCAAAGTTACGAGAGATACCAATTGCCCATGAAACATTTGTGCCTCGACAGCCACAACCGCATCAACAAACACACATGCCGCAGCAGCCACATCATCCacaacagcaacaacaaaaaCCACAGGAACAAAGGGTGACACCTACACCACCAAGCCAGTCACAAAGGAGTGAAACACCTAACAGCAGTCGTCAGTCTCCTGAAACTGCTGCCCAGTCTGGTAATGGCAATGGAACTAGTACGCTAAAAAAGAAACCCTCTACACCGATGGAACAAATTGAGGAAGTGGTAAATAATATAGGGGAATATGAAATGAGGGTCACTCAGTTTAAAGGAACTAAAAAAGACAAAGAGTATAAAGTGTTAGAGGAAATGCTGACAAGAAATTTACTGAAACTTGATGGCGTGGAAGCTGGTTGTGATGATAACGTTCGTCAAAGGCGAAAACAAACGGTGAAAGAGATTCAGGCTTATTTAGATCAGTTGGAACTTAAGGCGTTTTCTCAGGAGCAGAGTTGTGAAATGGAAACAAGTTCCAAAGATGAACGaacagaaaataacaataaaagcgCCAGTTTGGAATCTACTAAACCTAACAATAATGGCAACGGAAAGACCGAACCAATGGACACATCTGATCTACAACGGAAATCTGTAAGAGAAATTGTTGATCAAGTAGAAAATACTAAATGCTAG